Proteins from a single region of Ziziphus jujuba cultivar Dongzao chromosome 1, ASM3175591v1:
- the LOC107405895 gene encoding uncharacterized protein LOC107405895, translated as MMANDNFKHEDKPPGSSSPLQWSELGFPFIRNESFNSSGVVNAAGANNPTCSSIPFSPLPSGEIGLTPQYYRTGMPPTSVNLITDVTHFNQSSNPNYVHEALYGNDNNPDTDVSHFSQSYNPKYVHEALYGKDNNPDIAFPRLEGDMTPLYQYHTPSFPVAASNVINAASHVNSPQTPHLNNQIFTMRGNSAPNLQMVMQNREVNSSHVGRPWILRNVANSGGITPVSCHTLDNDEIGMNINTMISAARSSYPEELDGSFLTLGIGSNTEAISNSNFSGRNVGGSNERAILPQPNTFHGQILNQGSLNPGLNMAGFQNNVDGCYMLPGNEDDWYFPNDDQKGVYGIDSGSICNPSCIIQMPHVDEPRHYSMASNKNLGLGNGGNKSTGFAGPDPINVFKGYSTLSSVPIEGNQVGLPDSRQSQAIGLPLTSSPCRKSSRQVYDQPQNHSMVSPPIGVTGSTSLKDQLGSSSRPQVIVPSRSSRNPVGAVTSGQEILGAKVTRTSQTSNAFTGSSLKRGSLQPSLATYRGHPKKTRTPASSFPIMSPSPTSLPNISETALTAIAPAALSLPHHSQSDISLPDPPQTASVLPPQPQTASPFPPQPSNSPPLPSQPWNSPPLPPHSWKSRPLVPQPLATSSCPPQARTAPTKRLQQRTASPRPPLQTSSRTAPAVHIKWQGFNHAPQPVGQKCFLCKRDLSYTAEGPVYIPTVPPPVAILPCRHTFHDHCLQLITPQDQVKNPPCIPCAMGES; from the exons ATGATGGCAAATGACAATTTCAAGCATGAAGATAAGCCACCTGGCTCTTCTTCCCCACTTCAATGGAGTGAACTTGGATTCCCTTTTATAAGGAACGAATCTTTTAACTCTTCTGGAGTTGTCAATGCTGCTGGGGCTAATAATCCCACTTGCTCATCAATACCATTTTCCCCTCTTCCTTCTGGTGAGATAGGCTTAACACCTCAATATTACAGAACAGGAATGCCACCTACTAGTGTTAATTTGATCACTGATGTTACTCATTTCAATCAATCTTCCAATCCAAATTATGTCCacgaagctttatatgggaacGATAACAATCCAGATACTGATGTTTCTCATTTCAGTCAATCTTACAATCCAAAGTATGTCCACGAAGCTTTGTATGGGAAAGATAACAATCCAGATATTGCTTTTCCACGATTGGAAGGGGATATGACTCCATTGTATCAATACCACACTCCCAGTTTTCCTGTGGCTGCTAGTAATGTGATAAATGCTGCCTCCCATGTCAATAGTCCTCAGACTCCACATttgaataatcaaatttttacaaTGAGAGGTAATTCAGCTCCAAACTTACAGATGGTTATGCAGAATAGAGAAGTAAACAGTAGTCATGTTGGCAGGCCTTGGATACTTAGAAATGTTGCAAACTCTGGTGGTATCACACCTGTGTCATGCCATACCCTAGATAATGATGAAATTGGGATGAATATTAATACCATGATTAGTGCAGCTCGATCCAGTTATCCAGAAGAACTCGATGGGAGTTTCCTAACCCTTGGAATTGGAAGTAATACAGAGGCTATATCTAATTCTAATTTTTCTGGAAGAAATGTTGGAGGTAGTAATGAGAGGGCTATCCTTCCTCAACCAAATACCTTCCATGGTCAAATTCTTAACCAAGGTTCTTTGAATCCTGGTCTTAACATGGCTGGTTTTCAAAACAACGTGGATGGATGTTACATGCTACCAGGCAATGAAGATGATTGGTACTTTCCTAACGATGATCAAAAAGGTGTATATGGTATCGATTCAGGATCAATTTGTAACCCATCTTGTATTATACAAATGCCACACGTTGATGAGCCACGTCACTATTCTATGGCAAGCAACAAAAACCTAGGTCTTGGAAATGGAGGAAACAAAAGTACGGGATTTGCAGGTCCAGATCCCATTAATGTCTTTAAAGGTTACTCAACTTTGTCTTCGGTACCAATAGAAGGCAATCAAGTTGGGCTTCCTGATTCTAGACAGAGTCAGGCAATTGGATTGCCATTAACCTCTTCACCATGTAGGAAGAGTTCTCGACAAGTGTATGACCAGCCACAAAATCATTCCATGGTTTCTCCTCCTATTGGGGTCACAGGAAGCACTTCTCTGAAGGATCAGCTTG GTAGTTCTAGTCGACCTCAAGTTATTGTTCCTTCTCGATCTTCTAGGAACCCTGTTGGAGCTGTGACATCTG GACAAGAAATTCTGGGTGCAAAGGTGACTAGGACTTCTCAGACATCTAATGCTTTTACTGGATCCTCTCTTAAGAGGGGTTCATTACAACCTTCTCTTGCGACTTATCGGGGCCATCCTAAAAAAACTAGGACTCCTGCTTCATCCTTCCCAATTATGTCCCCGAGTCCTACATCCCTCCCAAATATTTCTGAGACTGCTCTCACAGCCATAGCCCCTGCTGCTTTATCTCTCCCACACCATTCCCAAAGTGATATATCACTCCCAGACCCACCTCAGACTGCCTCAGTTCTCCCACCCCAACCTCAGACTGCATCACCATTCCCACCACAGCCCTCGAATTCTCCACCACTCCCATCCCAACCTTGGAACTCCCCACCACTCCCACCCCATTCCTGGAAATCCCGTCCACTTGTACCCCAGCCTCTGGCCACTTCATCTTGCCCACCTCAAGCCCGGACTGCTCCAACAAAACGACTCCAACAACGGACTGCTTCTCCTCGCCCACCCCTACAGACCTCATCACGGACTGCTCCAGCTGTTCATATAAAATGGCAAG